The following are encoded together in the Diachasmimorpha longicaudata isolate KC_UGA_2023 chromosome 3, iyDiaLong2, whole genome shotgun sequence genome:
- the LOC135160826 gene encoding myosin-VIIa: MVIVTRGDYIWIEPISGREFDVAIGARVVSAEGRRIQVKDDDNNEQWLTPERRIKAMHATSVQGVEDMISLGDLHEAGILRNLLIRYNENLIYTYTGSILVAVNPYQILPIYTAEQIKLYKDRKIGELPPHIFAIGDNSYAHMNRYGQDQCIVISGESGAGKTESTKLILQYLAAISGKHSWIEQQILEANPILEAFGNAKTVRNDNSSRFGKYIDIHFNDQGVIEGAKIEQYLLEKSRIVSQNADERNYHIFYCMLAGLSSEEKKKLELEDASHYKYLTGGGSITCEGRDDAAEFADIRSAMKVLLFSDPEIWEVLRLLAALLHMGNIKYRATVVDNLDATEISEHTAVQRVAHLLGVPIPSLVDALTRRTIFAHGETVVSTLSRDQSVDIRDAFVKGIYGRLFIHIVKRINEAIFRPKHKSRSAIGVLDIFGFENFDHNSFEQFCINYANENLQQFFVQHIFKLEQEEYNHEGINWQHIEFVDNQDALDLIAIKQLNIMALIDEESKFPKGTDQTMLAKIHKTHGTHRNYLKPKSDINTSFGLNHFAGVVFYDTRSFLEKNRDTFSADLLQLIHISSNKFLQTCFVEDIGMGSETRKRAPTLSTQFKKSLDSLMRTLCNCQPFFIRCIKPNEYKKPMMFDRGLCCRQLRYSGMMETIRIRRAGYPIRHAFSEFVERYRFLISGIPPAHKTDCRGATARICHHVLGRSDYQLGHTKVFLKDAHDLFLEQERDRVLTRKILILQRNIRGWVYRRRFLRMRTAAVVVQKLWRGYAQRQRYKRMRSGYMRLQALVRSRVLSHRFRHLRGHIVALQARARGHLVRRMYRKKMWAIVKIQAHVRRLIAQRRFKKVKYEYRLHIEALRLRKIEERELKDQGNKRAKEIAEQNYRERMQELERKEIEMELEDRRRMEIKKNLINDAAKKQDEPVDDSKLVEAMFDFLPDSSSEAPTPARETSVFNDLPAPKADQQEIISPLQTASEDEEDLSEFKFNKFAATYFQGNINHSYSRKPLKHPLLPLHTQGDQLAAQALWITILRFTGDLPEPRYHTMNRDTTSVMSKVTATLGRNFIRSKEFQEAQMMGMDPDSFKQKPRSIRHKLVSLTLKRKNKLGEDVRRRLQEDEYTADSYQSWLESRPTSNLEKLHFIIGHGILRAELRDEVYCQICKQLTNNPSKSSHARGWILLSLCVGCFAPSEKFVNYLRAFIREGPPGYAPYCEDRLKRTFNNGTRNQPPSWLELQATKSKKPIMLPITFMDGNTKTLLADSATTARELCNQLSEKISLRDQFGFSLYIALFDKVSSLGSGGDHVMDAISQCEQYAKEQGAQERNAPWRLFFRKEIFAPWHEPTEDQVATNLIYQQVVRGVKFGEYRCDKEEDLAMIAAQQYYIEYHIDMNVDRLFALLPNYIPDYCLTGVDKAIERWGHLVLQAFKKSYYVKEKVPALRVKEDIVGYAKFKWPLLFSRFYEAYRNSGPNLPKNDVIIAVNWTGVYVVDDQEQVLLELSFPEITTVSSQKTNKMFTQTFSLSTVRGEEFTFQSPNAEDIRDLVVYFLEGLKKRSKYVIALQDYKPPGEGTCSSFLNFSKGDLIVLDEESTGETVLNSGWCIGTCERNGDKGDFPAETVYVLPSLSKPPNDILALFSIEGSENGRRLCPQQINGVEPRDKPHTLLEYAIDHFRTPPKRTMSKALTLTAARRGHVDELWRHSREPIKQPLLRKLVSKEELAEEACFAFNAILKYMGDLPTKRPRIGNEYTDVIFDGPLKNEILRDEIYCQIMKQLTDNRNRLSEERGWELMWLATGLFVCSQSLLKELTLFLRTRRHPISQDSLQRLQKTLRNGQRKYPPHQVEVEAIQHKTTQIFHKVYFPDDTDEAFEVDSSTKAKDFCQNIAQRLNLRSAEGFSLFVKIADKVISVPEGDFFFDFVRHLTDWIRKTRPSKDGVAPQFTYQVFFMKKLWTNTVPGKDRNADLIFHFHQELPKLLRGYHKCTKEEASRLAALVYRVRFGESKQELQAIPQMLRELIPGDLVKVQSANDWKRSIIAAYNQDAGMSPEDAKITFLKIVYRWPTFGSAFFEVKQGTEPNYPELLLIAINKHGVSLIHPQTKDILVTHPFTRISNWSSGNTYFHMTIGNLVRGSKLLCETSLGYKMDDLLTSYISLMLTNMNKQRTIRIPKQ, from the exons ATGGTCATCGTTACCCGG GGTGATTACATATGGATCGAACCAATATCGGGACGGGAATTCGATGTCGCCATAGGAGCAAGGGTAGTCTCCGCCGAGGGACGCCGCATTCAAGTTAAAGACGACGACAACAAC GAGCAATGGCTCACTCCAGAACGAAGAATAAAGGCGATGCACGCCACGTCAGTACAGGGCGTCGAGGATATGATAAGCCTCGGCGACCTCCACGAGGCTGGCATCCTCAGGAATCTCCTCATAAGATACAACGAGAATCTCATTTACACTTACACTGGTTCTATTCTAGTCGCCGTTAATCCCTACCAAATTCTGCCGATCTACACTGCCGAGCAGATTAAACTGTACAAGGATAGAAAAATTGGTGAATTGCCACCTCATATTTTCGCCATTGGTGATAATAGTTATGCTCATATGAATAGATATGGGCAGGATCAATGCATCGTCATCAG TGGTGAGAGCGGAGCAGGTAAAACCGAAAGCACAAAGTTAATTCTTCAATACCTAGCAGCAATCAGTGGCAAGCACTCCTGGATAGAACAGCAAATTCTGGAGGCGAATCCCATCCTCGAGGCCTTCGGCAACGCCAAGACTGTTCGCAATGACAACTCTTCGCGTTTCGGAAAATACATAGACATCCACTTCAACGATCAGGGGGTTATCGAGGGCGCCAAGATCGAGCAGTACCTCCTGGAGAAATCCCGGATAGTCTCTCAGAATGCTGACGAACGAAACTATCACATCTTCTACTGCATGCTGGCTGGGCTCTCCTCcgaggagaagaaaaaattggagCTCGAGGATGCGTCCCACTACAAATACCTCACAGGTGGAGGCAGCATAACGTGTGAAGGTCGGGACGATGCAGCTGAATTCGCTGATATAAGATCAGCGATGAAGGTTCTTCTCTTCTCAGACCCCGAGATCTGGGAGGTTCTGAGGCTGCTCGCTGCTTTGTTGCACATGGGAAACATTAAGTACAGGGCGACAGTCGTTGATAATCTGGATGCCACGGAAATATCTGAACACACTGCTGTCCAGAGAGTCGCTCACCTCCTGGGTGTACCGATTCCGTCCCTAGTGGATGCCCTCACGAGAAGAACAATTTTTGCTCACGGTGAGACAGTCGTCTCGACGCTCTCGAGGGACCAATCAGTGGACATCAGAGACGCCTTCGTCAAGGGGATATACGGTAGACTCTTTATACACATCGTCAAGCGCATCAATGAGGCTATCTTTCGTCCAAAGCACAAGTCCAGAAGTGCAATTGGTGTACTGGACATCTTCGGATTTGAGAATTTCGATCACAACAGTTTCGAGCAGTTCTGTATTAATTACGCGAACGAGAATTTACAGCAGTTTTTCGTGCAGCACATATTTAAACTCGAGCAAGAGGAGTACAATCACGAGGGGATAAACTGGCAGCACATAGAATTCGTCGATAATCAAGACGCCTTGGACCTGATCGCGATAAAGCAGCTGAACATTATGGCCCTGATTGATGAAGAATCAAAGTTCCCCAAGGGCACTGACCAGACGATGCTGGCCAAGATCCACAAGACCCACGGCACCCACAGGAACTACCTGAAGCCAAAATCCGATATCAACACTTCATTCGGCCTGAATCACTTCGCTGGTGTTGTTTTCTACGACACGCGAAGCTTCCTGGAGAAGAACAGGGACACCTTCAGTGCTGATCTTCTTCAGTTGATTCACATATCCTCCAATAAGTTCCTGCAGACGTGCTTCGTCGAGGACATAGGGATGGGCTCAGAGACCAGGAAGAGAGCGCCGACTCTCTCAACGCAGTTCAAGAAATCGTTAGACTCTCTCATGCGGACTTTATGCAACTGCCAGCCCTTCTTCATCAGATGCATCAAGCCGAATGAGTATAAAAAACCGATGATGTTCGATCGAGGCCTGTGCTGCAGGCAGTTGAGATACTCCGGGATGATGGAGACCATCAGGATCCGCAGGGCTGGCTATCCCATTCGTCACGCTTTCTCGGAGTTTGTGGAAAGGTACAGATTCTTGATATCTGGTATTCCTCCCGCACACAAGACCGATTGCCGAGGAGCTACTGCGAGGATCTGCCATCATGTTCTTGGAAGATCTGACTATCAGCTAGGGCACACCAAGGTCTTCCTCAAGGACGCTCACGATCTGTTTCTGGAGCAAGAGAGGGATCGGGTACTGACGAGGAAAATCTTGATTCTCCAGAGAAATATCAGGGGGTGGGTTTACAGGCGACGATTCTTAAGGATGAGAACAGCTGCTGTTGTGGTGCAAAAACTCTGGAGGGGATATGCACAGAGGCAGAGGTATAAGCGAATGCGCAGTGGGTACATGAGACTTCAGGCACTGGTGAGGTCCAGGGTTTTGTCTCACAGGTTCAGACATCTGCGGGGTCACATTGTAGCACTTCAGGCGCGGGCTCGAGGGCACCTAGTGAGGAGGATGTATCGCAAGAAGATGTGGGCGATCGTGAAGATTCAGGCGCACGTTAGGAGATTAATCGCCCAGAGGCGGTTTAAGAAAGTTAAATATGAATATCGATTGCACATCGAGGCACTTCGTCTGCGGAAAATCGAGGAGAGGGAGTTGAAGGATCAGGGGAACAAGCGAGCTAAGGAGATTGCCGAGCAGAATTACAGGGAGAGAATGCAGGAGCTGGAGAGAAAGGAGATTGAGATGGAGTTGGAGGACCGGAGGAGAATGGAAATCAAGAAGAATCTAATAAACGACGCGGCGAAGAAGCAGGATGAGCCCGTAGATGACAGCAAACTCGTGGAGGCAATGTTCGATTTTCTTCCAGACTCAAGCAGTGAGGCCCCCACTCCAGCCAGGGAGACGTCGGTCTTCAATGATCTCCCCGCACCTAAGGCTGATCAGCAAGAGATCATCAGCCCCCTTCAGACAGCCTCCGAGGACGAGGAGGATCTCTCGGAGTTCAAGTTCAATAAATTCGCTGCTACTTACTTCCAAGGGAATATCAACCATTCTTACTCGAGGAAGCCTCTGAAGCATCCTCTGCTGCCTCTGCACACCCAAGGGGATCAGCTGGCGGCCCAGGCCCTTTGGATCACCATTCTGAGGTTCACTGGGGATCTCCCTGAACCGAGGTACCACACCATGAACAGAGACACGACCTCGGTCATGTCGAAGGTGACAGCCACTTTGGGGAGGAATTTCATCAGGAGCAAGGAGTTCCAGGAGGCCCAGATGATGGGAATGGATCCCGACAGCTTTAAACAGAAGCCCAGGTCCATCAGACACAAGCTGGTCTCACTTACTTTGAAGAGAAAGAACAAACTCGGCGAGGATGTCAGGCGGAGACTGCAGGAAGATGAGTACACTGCTGATAGCTATCAGTCCTGGCTGGAGTCACGTCCCACGTCGAATCTGGAGAAGCTCCATTTCATCATTGGACATGGAATACTCAGGGCCGAGTTGAGGGACGAGGTCTACTGTCAGATCTGCAAGCAACTGACGAATAATCCATCCAAGTCTTCTCACGCCAGAGGTTGGATcctcctgtctctctgcgTTGGGTGCTTCGCACCTTCGGAAAAGTTCGTCAATTATCTCAGGGCGTTCATTCGTGAGGGACCACCGGGTTACGCTCCCTACTGTGAAGATCGTTTGAAGCGTACCTTTAATAATGGAACCAGAAATCAACCCCCCAGCTGGCTGGAGCTGCAAGCTACTAAATCCAAGAAGCCCATTATGCTACCAATTACCTTCATGGATGGCAATACGAAGACACTCCTGGCTGATTCAGCCACCACTGCCAGAGAACTCTGCAACCAGCTCTCGGAGAAGATCTCCTTGAGGGATCAATTTGGTTTCTCATTGTACATCGCTCTGTTTGATAAGGTGTCCTCATTGGGTAGCGGTGGAGATCATGTAATGGACGCTATTTCCCAGTGTGAACAGTATGCTAAGGAGCAGGGGGCCCAGGAGAGAAATGCCCCATGGAGATTGTTCTTCAGAAAGGAGATCTTTGCACCCTGGCACGAACCCACTGAGGACCAGGTGGCGACGAATTTAATCTATCAGCAGGTGGTGCGAGGGGTAAAATTCGGGGAATACAGGTGCGATAAAGAGGAGGATCTTGCGATGATAGCAGCTCAACAGTACTACATTGAATACCACATTGACATGAATGTGGACAGACTTTTTGCTCTCCTTCCTAATTATATTCCTGATTATTGTTTGACTGGGGTCGATAAGGCCATTGAGAGGTGGGGCCATCTGGTTCTGCAGGCCTTCAAGAAGAGCTACTACGTTAAGGAGAAGGTGCCAGCATTGCGAGTCAAggaggacatcgtgggatacGCAAAATTCAAATGGCCTTTATTATTCTCCCGATTCTATGAAGCCTATCGCAACTCCGGGCCAAATCTCCCGAAGAACGATGTCATTATCGCTGTTAACTGGACCGGAGTCTACGTTGTTGACGACCAGGAACAGGTCCTCCTAGAGCTGTCCTTCCCCGAGATCACAACGGTGTCTAGTCAAAAAACGAATAAGATGTTCACGCAAACGTTTAGTCTGTCGACAGTGCGAGGAGAGGAGTTCACTTTCCAGAGCCCCAATGCGGAAGATATTCGAGACCTCGTGGTGTATTTCCTGGAGGGTCTGAAGAAACGCAGCAAGTACGTTATTGCTCTTCAGGACTATAAGCCCCCAGGAGAGGGTACGTGCTCCTCgttcctgaatttttccaaGGGGGATTTGATTGTTCTCGATGAGGAGAGCACTGGGGAGACTGTATTGAACTCTGGCTGGTGCATCGGGACTTGTGAGAGGAATGGAGACAAGGGAGACTTCCCAGCGGAGACTGTCTACGTTCTGCCATCCTTGTCGAAGCCTCCCAACGACATTCTCGCGTTGTTCAGTATCGAAGGCAGTGAAAATGGCAGGCGACTCTGTCCCCAGCAGATTAATGGTGTTGAACCCAGAGATAAACCCCACACTCTTCTCGAATATGCTATCGATCATTTCAGGACTCCTCCCAAGAGGACTATGTCAAAGGCTCTTACGTTGACAGCTGCACGTCGGGGACATGTTGACGAGCTCTGGAGACATTCCAGGGAGCCAATCAAGCAACCTCTTCTCAGGAAACTCGTGTCCAAGGAGGAATTGGCTGAGGAGGCTTGCTTCGCATTCAATGCAATTCTCAAGTACATGGGGGATCTGCCCACTAAAAGACCGAGGATTGGGAACGAGTACACTGATGTCATCTTCGATGGACCCCTCAAGAATGAGATCCTGAGGGATGAGATCTACTGTCAAATTATGAAGCAACTGACGGACAACAGAAATCGACTGAGCGAGGAGAGGGGGTGGGAGCTGATGTGGCTTGCCACTGGACTCTTTGTGTGCAGCCAGAGTTTGCTGAAGGAGTTGACACTGTTCTTGAGGACTAGGAGGCATCCTATCAGCCAGGACTCCTTGCAGAGACTCCAGAAGACGCTGAGAAATGGACAAAGAAAGTATCCGCCCCATCAGGTCGAGGTGGAGGCGATTCAGCATAAAACCACGCAGATATTTCATAAAGTTTATTTTCCTGATGACACTGACGAGGCATTCGAGGTGGATTCCTCAACGAAAGCGAAAGATTTCTGTCAGAATATTGCGCAGAGGTTGAACCTGAGATCGGCAGAGGGATTCAGCTTGTTTGTGAAAATTGCTGATAAAGTTATATCGGTCCCCGAGGGTGACTTCTTCTTCGATTTCGTGAGGCATCTGACCGACTGGATCCGGAAGACTAGACCCTCGAAGGATGGGGTAGCTCCACAGTTCACGTATCAAGTGTTCTTTATGAAGAAACTTTGGACAAATACTGTGCCGGGGAAAGACCGTAATGCAGATCTCatctttcattttcatcaGGAGTTGCCGAAGTTGCTGAGAG GATATCACAAGTGCACGAAGGAAGAGGCATCGAGACTGGCTGCTTTGGTGTACAGAGTGAGATTTGGCGAGAGTAAACAAGAGCTGCAGGCAATACC ACAAATGTTGAGAGAACTTATCCCCGGGGATTTGGTGAAGGTACAGAGTGCTAACGACTGGAAACGTTCGATAATAGCAGCCTACAATCAAGATGCAG GAATGAGCCCCGAGGACGCCAAAATTACATTTctgaaaattgtttatcgttGGCCAACATTTGGATCGGCATTCTTCGAAGTGAAACAAGGAACGGAGCCCAATTACCCAGAACTCTTGCTCATTGCTATCAATAAACACGGAGTGAGTTTAATTCATCCGCAAACCAAG GATATATTGGTCACTCATCCGTTCACGAGAATCTCCAACTGGTCGTCAGGGAACACCTACTTCCACATGACAATCGGTAATCTAGTGAGGGGTTCCAAACTCCTTTGTGAGACATCCCTAGGGTATAAAATGGATGATTTACTCACCTCTTACATATCGTTAATGCTCACAAACATGAATAAACAGCGAACAATACGAATACCTAAGCAGTAA